In one Thermococcus sp. 2319x1 genomic region, the following are encoded:
- a CDS encoding DNA mismatch repair protein, which translates to MKLNSEAKEIYKAIKNEIKRRIQLRESLAYLEKFSLTNNREEILRRQRYLKENLPKISEELKPLLSKIRPIRFRREYLHDRLLVVSEEEFEKAKALHICDVSLKPEEGYDLILSTADYGIDVELSISEIAPELYIMPLWENRETLKALASMGRILNSPSVAEEILAELRGLERVAKRGEILENLEEILRREEQRLNTKIEEMLKEFSLTLSGKELLEFLKELKSGNYQAIFSHFSQVENEILREIRKSEERLSKLLNLDVEVFSRDNLYPAEVSAETVELLRRELEKETKIEMYLVSREILRKIKPLLPKLKEELQMAYELEFLRAVKEFTKGFVFPEIASGGVAFINGRHLFIENPQPVSYVVGSIVNFDGTSGERIVILTGANSGGKTSLLELITQIILLTHMGLPVPAEKAWVEPLDELFFFRRKRSSYGAGAFETALKAFARALTKDGKKLILIDEFEAITEPGAAVKIIGELLKVAHEKGFYVVIVSHLGEDLKRELPFARVDGIEAEGLDENLNLIVDRQPKFGKLGKSTPELIVERLAKKKRGKEKEIFERVWRAFKANP; encoded by the coding sequence ATGAAGCTCAACAGTGAAGCGAAGGAAATATACAAGGCTATAAAAAATGAGATAAAGAGGAGAATCCAGCTCAGAGAAAGTCTAGCGTATCTTGAGAAATTTTCGCTAACAAACAACAGAGAGGAAATATTGAGAAGACAGAGGTATCTGAAGGAAAATCTTCCGAAAATCAGCGAAGAGCTAAAACCCCTCCTTTCAAAAATAAGACCCATAAGGTTTAGAAGAGAATATCTCCACGACAGGCTTCTTGTAGTCAGTGAAGAGGAATTCGAGAAGGCAAAAGCCCTTCACATATGTGACGTCTCTCTAAAGCCAGAGGAAGGCTATGACCTAATACTGAGCACAGCTGACTATGGCATTGATGTTGAACTTTCCATCAGCGAAATAGCTCCCGAGCTCTATATAATGCCTCTGTGGGAAAATCGGGAAACGCTTAAAGCCCTTGCCAGCATGGGAAGAATTCTAAACTCTCCTTCCGTTGCAGAGGAAATTTTGGCAGAGCTAAGAGGACTTGAAAGAGTTGCGAAGAGGGGAGAGATTTTAGAAAACTTAGAGGAAATACTTCGAAGGGAAGAGCAGAGGTTAAACACAAAAATTGAAGAGATGCTAAAGGAATTTAGCCTAACCCTGAGCGGAAAGGAACTTTTGGAGTTCCTAAAAGAACTAAAGAGCGGAAATTATCAGGCGATATTCTCCCACTTCTCCCAGGTTGAAAACGAAATCTTGAGGGAGATAAGAAAAAGCGAAGAAAGACTTAGCAAACTGCTTAATCTTGACGTGGAGGTGTTTTCAAGAGACAACCTATACCCAGCGGAAGTTTCTGCAGAGACCGTTGAACTCCTAAGGAGAGAGCTCGAAAAAGAGACAAAGATTGAGATGTATTTAGTGAGCAGGGAAATCCTGAGGAAAATAAAGCCACTACTCCCGAAACTGAAAGAAGAGCTACAAATGGCTTATGAGCTGGAATTCTTGAGGGCTGTGAAGGAATTCACCAAAGGCTTTGTCTTTCCAGAAATTGCCAGCGGAGGGGTAGCTTTCATAAATGGAAGGCACCTCTTTATAGAAAACCCACAGCCGGTCAGCTACGTTGTTGGAAGCATTGTAAACTTTGACGGCACAAGTGGAGAGAGAATTGTAATTTTAACCGGAGCTAACAGCGGTGGAAAGACCTCTCTGCTTGAGCTCATCACCCAGATAATCCTTCTCACCCACATGGGGCTTCCAGTTCCTGCGGAAAAAGCATGGGTTGAGCCATTGGATGAGCTTTTCTTCTTCAGAAGGAAGCGCTCTTCCTACGGAGCCGGCGCTTTTGAGACTGCCTTAAAGGCTTTTGCCCGCGCTCTTACAAAAGATGGCAAAAAGCTGATCCTCATAGACGAGTTTGAAGCCATAACTGAACCCGGTGCTGCAGTGAAGATTATTGGGGAGCTCCTTAAGGTAGCCCACGAGAAGGGATTTTATGTCGTTATCGTCTCGCACTTGGGAGAAGACCTAAAGAGAGAGCTCCCCTTTGCGAGGGTTGACGGAATTGAGGCAGAAGGCTTGGACGAGAACCTCAACTTGATAGTCGATAGACAGCCCAAGTTTGGAAAACTCGGAAAGAGCACTCCCGAACTTATTGTGGAGAGGCTGGCAAAGAAAAAGCGCGGAAAGGAGAAGGAAATCTTCGAGAGGGTTTGGAGGGCTTTCAAAGCTAACCCCTAA
- a CDS encoding Kae1-associated kinase Bud32: MKLIKQGAEAKIYLAGFEELYFPFNEEKVTIKHRIPKRYRIKEIDEKLRKERTVREARILHRAKEFDVNVPYVYEVDLKDMKIVMEYIEGERLKEYLEVIPMEERLKLCREIGRQIGKLHEAGVVHGDLTTSNMILREGKIYFIDFGLAEFDSSLEAQGVDLHLLRRAMESTHYKWFEKGFEEVLNGYEEIRGMEKRKEVEAKLNEIESRGRYRERTWIRG, from the coding sequence ATGAAGCTGATAAAGCAGGGTGCAGAGGCGAAGATTTATCTGGCGGGCTTTGAAGAGCTTTACTTTCCGTTTAATGAGGAGAAGGTTACCATAAAACACCGCATCCCAAAGCGCTATCGCATAAAGGAGATAGATGAGAAGCTTAGAAAGGAGAGAACTGTGAGAGAAGCGAGGATTCTGCACAGGGCGAAGGAGTTTGACGTTAATGTTCCCTACGTTTACGAGGTTGATCTAAAGGACATGAAAATAGTCATGGAGTACATAGAAGGCGAGAGGCTGAAGGAATACCTTGAAGTCATTCCAATGGAAGAGCGTTTGAAGCTCTGCAGGGAAATCGGCAGACAGATAGGTAAGCTCCACGAAGCTGGAGTAGTTCATGGAGATTTAACAACCTCAAACATGATTCTGAGGGAAGGGAAAATTTACTTCATTGACTTCGGCCTTGCGGAGTTTGACTCATCTCTTGAGGCTCAGGGTGTTGATCTGCATCTCCTCAGGAGGGCCATGGAGAGCACGCATTACAAGTGGTTTGAGAAAGGTTTTGAAGAAGTTTTAAACGGTTACGAGGAGATTAGAGGTATGGAAAAGAGGAAGGAAGTTGAGGCAAAGCTGAATGAAATTGAGAGTAGAGGAAGATACAGGGAGAGGACATGGATTAGGGGTTAG
- a CDS encoding sigma-70 family RNA polymerase sigma factor encodes MIKLPESMERIWTMRARGMREIEIAENLGISRQAVNKALKEAKAKLFEAFFSLAETFSWEIVRVNAEKGFMVARGRCGDKTTRIYAFYIPKNGIRGFFGDEIPEFILQHALEFGIIKKLDKKELINALER; translated from the coding sequence ATGATTAAGCTCCCGGAAAGCATGGAAAGAATCTGGACTATGAGAGCCAGAGGGATGAGAGAAATAGAGATAGCAGAAAATCTTGGAATTTCGAGGCAAGCCGTGAACAAAGCTTTGAAAGAGGCTAAAGCCAAGCTTTTTGAGGCATTCTTTTCCTTAGCTGAGACCTTTTCGTGGGAGATTGTCAGGGTAAACGCCGAAAAGGGTTTTATGGTTGCGAGGGGAAGGTGTGGGGACAAAACAACGAGAATTTACGCCTTCTACATACCGAAAAATGGGATAAGGGGGTTTTTCGGCGATGAAATTCCAGAGTTTATTCTTCAACACGCTTTGGAGTTTGGAATCATTAAAAAACTAGACAAGAAGGAGCTGATAAATGCCTTGGAGAGATGA
- a CDS encoding YigZ family protein — MEGYKTVKGFGKVEKVYVDSLFIGYAMPVKSEKEAKEFIRKVKEAHSDATHNVSAYRVREGNTLIVHYDDDGEPKGSAGKPVFKVLEHKGLENVVVVVTRYFGGTKLGYGGLIKAYSETASEALEKAGIIEVIKKEPIEIVFPYNLYNAVEKALEKFEAEILEREFNVEVKFVAGVLPERKGELINYLIEITKGKAKIREFLDFERGIGKKMD, encoded by the coding sequence ATGGAGGGCTACAAGACAGTTAAAGGTTTCGGAAAGGTTGAAAAAGTCTACGTGGATTCTCTCTTTATCGGCTATGCTATGCCAGTGAAATCAGAGAAAGAGGCTAAAGAGTTCATTAGAAAGGTTAAGGAGGCCCACTCGGATGCAACGCACAATGTTTCTGCTTATAGGGTTAGGGAAGGCAATACTCTTATTGTTCACTATGATGACGATGGGGAGCCGAAGGGAAGTGCAGGAAAGCCGGTTTTTAAAGTTCTTGAGCACAAAGGTCTGGAAAACGTTGTGGTTGTTGTGACTAGGTACTTCGGCGGGACAAAACTCGGCTACGGAGGACTGATTAAAGCCTATAGTGAGACAGCAAGCGAGGCTCTTGAAAAAGCGGGAATAATAGAGGTCATCAAAAAAGAACCCATTGAAATCGTTTTTCCTTACAACCTCTACAACGCAGTTGAAAAGGCACTTGAAAAATTCGAGGCGGAAATCCTTGAGAGAGAATTCAACGTTGAAGTCAAATTTGTAGCTGGCGTCTTGCCGGAGAGAAAAGGGGAGCTTATAAACTATCTCATCGAGATCACCAAAGGAAAAGCAAAAATAAGGGAGTTCTTAGATTTTGAGAGAGGAATTGGGAAGAAAATGGACTAG
- the thsB gene encoding thermosome subunit beta yields MVGQGGQPVVILPEGTQRYVGRDAQRLNILAARVIAETVRTTLGPKGMDKMLVDSLGDIVITNDGATILEQIDVQHPAAKMIIEIAKTQDKEAGDGTTSAVVIAGELLAKAEELLDQNIHPSIIIKGYTLAAEKAQEIIDSMAISVEPDNEEILTKIASTSITGKNAESHKELLAKLAVEAVKQVAEKINGAYAVDIDNIKLEKKEGGSVRDTQLIKGVVIDKERVHPRMPKKVENAKIALINDALEVKKTETDAKINITSPDQLYAFLEQEERMLQEMVEQIATTGANVFFCQKGIDDLAQHYLAKHGILAVRRVKKSDMEKLAKATGAKIVTNVKDLTSEDLGYAELVEERKVAGENMIFVEGCKNPKAVTILIRGGTEHVVDEVERALEDAIKVVKDVMEDGAILPGGGATEIELSIRLDEFAKQVGGKEQLAVEAFAEALKIIPKTLAENAGLDTIDVLVKAISEHKNKGKAIGVDVFAGEPADMLEKGVIEPARVKRQAIKSASEVAIMILRIDDVIAAKLSKGKGKGGEGETGEMGGMPGMM; encoded by the coding sequence ATGGTAGGACAAGGTGGACAGCCTGTTGTTATTCTTCCCGAAGGAACCCAGAGATACGTTGGAAGAGATGCTCAGAGATTGAACATTTTGGCCGCTAGAGTTATTGCAGAGACAGTAAGAACCACCCTTGGTCCCAAGGGTATGGATAAAATGCTTGTCGACAGCCTTGGTGACATAGTAATTACAAACGACGGTGCAACGATTTTGGAGCAAATTGATGTCCAGCATCCAGCTGCCAAGATGATTATTGAAATCGCTAAAACTCAAGACAAAGAAGCTGGCGATGGAACAACTTCAGCCGTTGTAATTGCGGGAGAACTCTTAGCAAAGGCTGAAGAACTTTTAGACCAAAACATCCACCCGAGCATAATTATTAAGGGTTACACCCTTGCAGCCGAGAAGGCCCAAGAGATAATTGACAGCATGGCAATCTCAGTTGAACCAGACAACGAGGAAATCCTCACAAAAATAGCCTCAACTTCAATAACCGGTAAGAATGCCGAGAGCCACAAAGAACTTTTGGCAAAGCTTGCCGTTGAGGCAGTTAAGCAGGTTGCCGAAAAGATTAACGGGGCATATGCGGTGGACATTGACAACATCAAGCTTGAGAAGAAGGAGGGTGGAAGTGTAAGAGACACCCAGCTTATCAAGGGTGTAGTTATTGACAAGGAAAGAGTCCACCCAAGAATGCCAAAGAAAGTTGAAAACGCAAAAATAGCCCTCATAAACGATGCTCTTGAGGTTAAAAAGACCGAAACAGATGCAAAGATAAACATCACCAGCCCAGACCAGCTCTATGCATTTCTCGAGCAGGAGGAAAGGATGCTCCAAGAGATGGTGGAACAAATAGCGACAACAGGGGCTAACGTCTTCTTCTGCCAGAAGGGAATTGACGACTTAGCACAACACTACCTTGCAAAGCACGGTATCTTAGCGGTAAGGAGAGTTAAGAAGAGCGACATGGAGAAGCTTGCCAAAGCCACGGGCGCTAAGATTGTCACAAACGTTAAAGACCTGACAAGTGAAGACCTCGGCTATGCCGAGCTTGTTGAGGAAAGGAAAGTCGCTGGCGAAAACATGATATTCGTTGAGGGCTGCAAGAATCCAAAGGCGGTTACAATACTCATCAGGGGTGGAACAGAGCACGTTGTAGATGAAGTCGAGAGAGCCCTTGAAGATGCCATCAAAGTCGTCAAGGACGTCATGGAAGACGGTGCAATCTTGCCGGGAGGAGGAGCCACAGAGATTGAGCTCAGCATAAGGTTGGATGAGTTTGCAAAGCAAGTGGGTGGAAAGGAGCAGCTTGCAGTTGAGGCCTTCGCTGAGGCATTGAAAATCATTCCAAAAACCCTCGCAGAAAATGCTGGACTTGACACAATAGACGTCCTCGTTAAGGCCATAAGCGAGCACAAGAACAAAGGAAAAGCAATTGGTGTTGATGTCTTTGCCGGGGAACCGGCCGATATGCTCGAGAAAGGTGTCATCGAGCCAGCCAGGGTTAAGAGACAAGCCATAAAGAGCGCAAGTGAAGTTGCAATAATGATACTTAGAATCGACGACGTTATCGCAGCAAAGCTTTCAAAGGGCAAAGGCAAAGGTGGAGAGGGAGAAACGGGTGAAATGGGCGGAATGCCCGGCATGATGTGA
- a CDS encoding sodium ion-translocating decarboxylase subunit beta gives MGIEQAILDFFANIGLFHLTIGNVVMIIVGFTLMYLAIRYEMEPLLLLPIGISAVLVNLPLTGILSADPEHPGLFFLIKRYLIDTEVVPLLIFFGLGAMTDFGPMIADPKTALLGAAAQIGVFIAMLTAVALGFNLQEAASIGIIGGADGPTTIYLTTKLAPHLLGATAVAAYSYMSLVPIIQPPVIKALTTPEERKIRMEQLRPVSKREKVIFPIASIIIIGLLVPSAAPLVGMLMIGNLFRESGVVERLSKAAREELMNIVTIFLGLGIGSTMQAESFLTLSTIKILFLGVIAFATATAGGVLLGKVMMKLSGGKINPMIGAAGVSAVPMSARVVQKLATKEDPGNFILMHAMGPNVAGVIGTAVVAGVLLSVLG, from the coding sequence ATGGGAATTGAGCAGGCAATACTTGACTTCTTTGCCAACATAGGCCTCTTTCATCTAACAATAGGGAACGTGGTAATGATAATTGTTGGCTTCACCCTGATGTATTTGGCCATAAGGTATGAAATGGAACCATTGTTGTTGCTCCCGATTGGAATAAGTGCTGTGCTGGTGAACCTTCCACTAACCGGTATCTTAAGCGCCGATCCAGAGCATCCAGGGCTGTTCTTCCTAATTAAGCGCTATCTCATTGACACGGAGGTTGTGCCATTGCTAATCTTCTTTGGACTTGGAGCAATGACGGATTTTGGTCCAATGATCGCCGATCCAAAGACTGCACTGCTTGGTGCAGCGGCTCAGATTGGTGTCTTCATTGCAATGCTTACCGCAGTAGCCTTAGGCTTCAACCTCCAAGAGGCGGCATCTATCGGTATCATTGGCGGTGCCGACGGGCCAACGACAATTTATCTAACCACTAAGCTCGCTCCCCATTTACTTGGAGCAACTGCAGTGGCTGCTTATTCCTACATGAGCCTCGTCCCAATAATCCAGCCCCCAGTTATTAAAGCCTTAACAACTCCGGAAGAGAGAAAGATCAGAATGGAACAGCTAAGGCCGGTTTCAAAGAGGGAGAAGGTTATTTTCCCAATAGCTTCAATAATAATCATCGGCCTCCTTGTGCCCTCAGCGGCTCCTCTTGTTGGAATGCTCATGATTGGCAACCTTTTCAGGGAAAGCGGTGTTGTTGAAAGGCTTAGCAAAGCTGCAAGAGAAGAGCTAATGAACATCGTCACGATCTTCCTTGGACTTGGTATTGGGTCAACAATGCAGGCGGAGAGCTTTCTAACTTTGAGCACTATAAAAATCCTCTTCCTTGGTGTCATAGCGTTTGCAACGGCAACTGCCGGCGGGGTATTACTGGGTAAGGTCATGATGAAGCTCAGCGGTGGAAAGATAAACCCAATGATCGGTGCTGCCGGTGTTTCAGCTGTTCCAATGAGCGCGAGGGTTGTTCAAAAGCTTGCCACAAAGGAAGACCCCGGAAACTTCATACTAATGCATGCAATGGGGCCAAACGTTGCTGGAGTTATAGGAACTGCAGTCGTTGCTGGAGTTCTGCTCTCGGTACTCGGCTAA
- a CDS encoding acetyl-CoA carboxylase biotin carboxyl carrier protein subunit, protein MKGKVKVIVDGVPYEVEVEELGGGKFKVSFEGESYEVEAKELGIPMGALQAPSAAPVQVGAPVATPAPAPVSVPSASVGVPAVPAPAAAGEEVVSAPMPGKVLRVLVGEGDEVRVGQGLVILEAMKMENEIPSPRDGVVKRILVKEGDTVDTGQPLIELG, encoded by the coding sequence ATGAAAGGTAAAGTTAAGGTCATTGTTGATGGTGTTCCTTATGAAGTTGAGGTTGAAGAGCTCGGTGGAGGAAAGTTCAAAGTTAGCTTTGAGGGAGAAAGTTACGAAGTTGAGGCCAAAGAGCTTGGAATTCCCATGGGAGCCCTTCAAGCTCCTTCAGCAGCTCCTGTTCAGGTCGGTGCTCCTGTCGCTACTCCTGCGCCAGCTCCGGTATCAGTTCCTTCGGCTTCGGTTGGGGTTCCTGCGGTGCCTGCTCCGGCGGCGGCTGGTGAGGAAGTGGTTTCTGCGCCTATGCCGGGTAAGGTTCTTAGGGTTTTGGTTGGGGAGGGTGATGAGGTTAGGGTTGGTCAGGGGTTGGTCATTTTAGAGGCTATGAAGATGGAGAATGAGATTCCTTCGCCGAGGGATGGTGTTGTGAAGAGGATTCTTGTCAAGGAAGGAGACACCGTCGACACAGGACAACCACTAATAGAACTCGGGTGA
- a CDS encoding OadG family protein, with protein sequence MVTWEFFLEGLYITILGVAVVFLVLGILALAMYGIGYLERVLIEREKAEVKPLPKEEKVVAEEKPSIEPKKLAIITAAILAYIAEKNAQLRPLPFKKKPSDVWRLYGIQSQIEEVENFNYEMGAW encoded by the coding sequence ATGGTCACTTGGGAGTTTTTCCTTGAGGGCCTTTATATTACCATTTTGGGCGTTGCAGTGGTTTTCCTAGTGCTGGGCATATTAGCTTTGGCAATGTACGGTATAGGATACCTTGAAAGGGTGTTGATTGAGAGGGAAAAAGCGGAAGTTAAGCCCTTGCCTAAGGAAGAGAAGGTAGTTGCTGAAGAGAAGCCTTCAATTGAACCAAAGAAGCTCGCCATAATTACCGCCGCGATTTTGGCCTACATAGCAGAGAAGAACGCCCAACTTAGACCTTTGCCGTTTAAAAAGAAACCTTCCGATGTCTGGCGTTTGTACGGTATTCAATCCCAGATTGAGGAGGTTGAAAACTTTAACTACGAAATGGGGGCATGGTGA
- a CDS encoding carboxyl transferase domain-containing protein, which produces MSMEEKVKELYEKKEKILKMGGEENVAKQHEKGKLTARERIEKLLDPGSFVEIGMFVKHRNTEFDLDKMELPADGVITGYGTIDGRLVFVYAQDFTVMGGSLGEMHAAKIKRIMELALEAGAPVIGLNDSGGARIQEGVDSLKGYGEIFKMNTVLSGVVPQITAIMGPCAGGAVYSPAIGDFILMVDNPSSFMFITGPQVVKAVTGVEVSPIQLGGAMVHAQKSGQAHLIGKSDEEVLMLIRRLVSYLPSNNMEKPPRYPTNDPPFRKSEKLYEIVPDDPNKGYDVRQVIYEIVDRDANGNPDFLEILPYFAPNAVVGFGRMNGQTVGIVANNPIHLAGVLDIDSSDKIARFVRTCDAFNIPIVTLVDVPGYLPGVQQEYGGIIRHGAKVLYAYSEATVPMVTVILRKAYGGAYLAMGSKHLGADFVFAWPTAEIAVMGPEGAANIIFRKEIAKAENPEAVRQEKIREYREKFANPYVAASRGYIDDVIDPAETRGKIIMALEALESKRVKLPPKKHGNIPL; this is translated from the coding sequence ATGAGCATGGAGGAAAAAGTGAAGGAACTCTATGAAAAGAAGGAGAAAATTCTGAAGATGGGTGGAGAAGAAAATGTGGCAAAGCAGCATGAAAAAGGAAAGCTCACGGCGAGAGAAAGAATCGAAAAACTCCTTGATCCGGGAAGTTTTGTGGAGATAGGGATGTTCGTTAAGCACAGAAACACAGAGTTTGACCTTGACAAGATGGAACTACCAGCAGATGGAGTTATCACCGGCTATGGGACGATCGACGGCAGATTGGTCTTCGTTTATGCTCAAGATTTCACCGTTATGGGCGGTTCCCTTGGAGAAATGCACGCGGCAAAGATAAAGCGCATCATGGAGCTGGCTTTAGAGGCAGGAGCGCCGGTGATAGGACTCAACGACTCCGGTGGGGCGAGAATTCAAGAGGGCGTTGATTCCCTCAAGGGCTACGGTGAGATATTCAAGATGAACACTGTTCTTAGTGGAGTAGTCCCCCAGATTACAGCCATTATGGGCCCGTGTGCAGGCGGAGCAGTTTACAGCCCGGCAATTGGAGACTTTATCCTCATGGTTGACAATCCCTCAAGCTTCATGTTCATCACCGGTCCCCAAGTAGTAAAGGCAGTCACCGGTGTGGAGGTTTCTCCAATTCAGCTTGGTGGTGCAATGGTCCATGCCCAAAAGAGTGGACAGGCTCATTTAATAGGAAAGAGTGACGAAGAAGTTTTAATGCTCATAAGAAGGTTGGTAAGCTACCTCCCATCAAACAACATGGAGAAGCCGCCCAGGTATCCAACCAACGACCCACCGTTTAGAAAAAGCGAGAAGCTCTATGAAATAGTTCCAGATGATCCCAACAAAGGTTACGATGTGAGGCAGGTCATCTATGAGATTGTTGATAGAGATGCCAACGGAAATCCGGACTTCCTTGAGATACTTCCCTACTTTGCTCCAAATGCCGTTGTAGGCTTTGGAAGAATGAACGGACAAACGGTTGGAATTGTGGCAAACAACCCAATTCACTTGGCGGGAGTTCTTGATATAGACAGCTCCGACAAAATTGCACGCTTTGTTAGAACCTGTGACGCCTTCAACATCCCGATAGTAACTTTGGTTGATGTTCCCGGTTACTTGCCGGGAGTTCAGCAAGAATACGGTGGAATCATAAGGCACGGTGCGAAGGTTCTTTACGCTTACTCGGAGGCAACAGTCCCAATGGTCACAGTAATCCTGAGAAAAGCTTACGGTGGGGCCTATCTGGCAATGGGTTCAAAACACCTTGGAGCTGATTTTGTCTTCGCTTGGCCAACGGCTGAGATAGCCGTTATGGGACCGGAAGGAGCGGCAAATATCATCTTTAGAAAGGAGATCGCCAAAGCGGAAAACCCGGAAGCAGTTAGACAAGAAAAGATAAGGGAATACAGAGAGAAGTTCGCTAACCCATATGTTGCCGCAAGCAGAGGCTACATAGATGATGTCATAGACCCGGCGGAAACAAGAGGAAAGATAATAATGGCTTTGGAAGCTTTGGAAAGCAAGCGCGTAAAGCTTCCACCAAAGAAGCACGGCAATATTCCTCTGTGA
- a CDS encoding translation initiation factor IF-2 subunit beta, with translation MEYDYYDYEKLLEKAYEELPENVKHHESRFEVPAAVVTIEGNRTMIENFRDIAEAMNRDPNHLLKFILREIATAGVLEGRRAVLQGRFTPYLIANKMKKYLKEYVICPVCGSPDTKIIKKDRFHFLKCEACGAETPIAHL, from the coding sequence ATGGAGTACGATTATTATGATTATGAGAAGCTTTTGGAAAAAGCGTATGAAGAACTTCCGGAGAACGTTAAGCATCACGAATCAAGGTTTGAGGTTCCTGCTGCGGTGGTAACAATCGAGGGCAACAGAACTATGATCGAGAACTTCAGGGATATCGCTGAGGCGATGAACAGAGATCCAAATCATCTGCTTAAGTTTATCTTAAGGGAAATCGCCACTGCAGGTGTCTTGGAAGGAAGAAGAGCCGTCCTGCAGGGACGCTTTACACCGTATCTCATAGCAAACAAGATGAAGAAATACCTCAAGGAGTACGTCATATGCCCCGTGTGTGGCTCACCGGACACAAAGATCATAAAGAAAGACCGCTTCCACTTCTTGAAGTGTGAGGCCTGTGGTGCTGAAACCCCAATAGCCCATCTCTGA